A stretch of the Marivirga tractuosa DSM 4126 genome encodes the following:
- a CDS encoding TIGR01777 family oxidoreductase → MKKVLITGGSGLVGTELSALLKQKGYEVAHLTRSKKQGYPYPQFEWDIKKQTMEEEAIRFADIVIHLAGAGVADEKWTDNRKKIIIDSRTESAALLHKTIAKIPEHAPQQYISASAIGYYGMDTGDKLVDENSDPGSDFLAEVTKKWEASADQFQSLQIPTAKIRVGIVLTDQGGALPQLAQPIKLFVGAPLGSGKQWMSWIHIEDLSRLFLHVLEKKLTGVYNGVGVSPATNKEVTKAVAKALNKPLILPNVPPFAMKLILGEMAQMVLGGNKVSAEKTLNSGFKFKYEDLDEALKDIYR, encoded by the coding sequence ATGAAGAAAGTATTAATTACAGGCGGTTCTGGTTTAGTTGGGACAGAACTTTCAGCTCTTTTGAAACAAAAAGGCTATGAAGTTGCTCATCTGACCAGAAGCAAAAAGCAAGGTTATCCTTACCCGCAATTTGAGTGGGACATTAAAAAGCAAACAATGGAAGAAGAAGCCATACGATTTGCTGATATTGTTATTCATTTAGCAGGTGCAGGAGTTGCAGATGAAAAATGGACAGATAACAGAAAGAAAATAATAATAGACAGCAGAACAGAATCTGCAGCACTTTTGCACAAAACTATTGCCAAAATACCAGAGCATGCACCACAGCAGTATATAAGTGCCAGCGCAATCGGTTATTATGGAATGGATACAGGAGATAAATTAGTTGATGAGAATTCTGATCCTGGAAGTGATTTTCTGGCAGAGGTTACCAAGAAATGGGAAGCTTCGGCTGATCAATTTCAATCTCTTCAAATTCCGACTGCCAAAATTAGAGTTGGAATTGTTTTAACAGACCAAGGTGGGGCACTTCCTCAGTTAGCTCAGCCGATTAAACTATTCGTTGGAGCCCCATTAGGCTCAGGCAAACAATGGATGAGTTGGATTCATATAGAAGACTTATCACGCTTGTTTTTACATGTTTTGGAAAAGAAGTTGACGGGAGTTTACAATGGTGTAGGCGTTAGTCCAGCTACCAATAAAGAAGTCACTAAAGCCGTGGCCAAAGCCTTGAATAAGCCTTTAATTTTACCAAATGTACCTCCATTTGCCATGAAATTAATCTTAGGCGAAATGGCACAAATGGTTTTGGGCGGCAATAAAGTAAGTGCTGAAAAAACCTTGAATTCAGGCTTTAAGTTTAAATATGAGGATTTAGATGAGGCTTTGAAGGATATTTACCGTTAA
- a CDS encoding coiled-coil domain-containing protein, whose translation MLRFILIFSLLIFQINLSFGQFQTVATEHYVLGVDVEGFEIDLPFSKEKTEESWKEYAKDFGKSEETQSHKTYQTTFKTDIYAEEILIFSQLSGNKQQSTIWVGIDPQGIPKDTYPKLQEEMELFVYDFNIYMRRNQAQKKIDESEQAASYLSKEFESLKKDERRTLKNQERTNSRIASYEEKLMTLRKDSTQNAQKLETLSIEIDSLYLEIEEIKKVMESFRQKMDEIK comes from the coding sequence ATGCTAAGATTTATTTTAATTTTCAGTCTACTTATTTTCCAAATAAATTTGTCCTTTGGGCAGTTTCAAACTGTCGCTACCGAGCATTATGTGTTAGGAGTAGATGTTGAAGGCTTTGAAATTGACTTGCCATTTTCAAAAGAAAAAACAGAAGAAAGCTGGAAAGAGTATGCCAAGGATTTTGGAAAAAGTGAAGAGACACAATCACATAAAACCTATCAGACTACTTTCAAAACGGATATCTATGCTGAAGAAATTTTAATTTTTAGTCAACTTAGTGGTAACAAGCAGCAAAGCACCATTTGGGTTGGGATTGATCCACAGGGAATTCCTAAAGACACATACCCAAAACTGCAGGAAGAAATGGAGCTTTTTGTTTATGATTTCAATATTTACATGCGGAGAAATCAAGCTCAAAAGAAAATTGATGAATCAGAGCAGGCGGCAAGTTATTTAAGCAAGGAGTTTGAAAGTTTGAAAAAAGATGAGCGTAGAACGCTAAAAAACCAAGAAAGAACTAATAGCAGGATTGCATCTTATGAAGAAAAATTGATGACGCTTAGAAAGGACTCCACACAAAATGCACAAAAATTAGAAACGTTATCAATTGAAATTGATTCTCTTTACCTTGAAATTGAGGAAATAAAAAAGGTGATGGAGAGCTTCCGACAAAAAATGGACGAAATAAAATAA